One stretch of Natronobacterium gregoryi SP2 DNA includes these proteins:
- a CDS encoding NAD(P)/FAD-dependent oxidoreductase, whose product MHVVVLGGGYAGLTLARLLESDLPDGAELTLVDRTPDHLVQHELHRVIRRPELADAITVSLPAVLERTAVRVATVTEIDRENRVVSLSSGDLAYDVAAICLGARTAYHGLEGVREHAIPLKRLRHANRIRKRVRELCRSDREQPRIVVGGAGLSGIQVAGELAELVREEESRETEITLLEQRESVAPSFPPNFQRAVRETLEAQGIEVRTRATVSKATDEHVVLESGETVPYDEFVWTGGIRGPDLLAGERPAVESDLRLDDRTFVLGDAARVVDAEEEFVPASAQSAVREARTVATNVTRVVERELEGESSEDVAFESFTFDSPGWLVSVGDDAVAQVGPAVVTGRAAKTLKSTVGLGYLSSVGATGTALQRVRGEFDSY is encoded by the coding sequence ATGCACGTCGTCGTCCTCGGCGGTGGCTACGCCGGACTGACGCTGGCACGGCTGCTCGAGAGTGACCTGCCAGACGGAGCCGAGTTGACGCTGGTCGACCGGACGCCCGATCACCTCGTCCAGCACGAACTCCACCGGGTGATCAGGCGGCCGGAACTCGCAGACGCCATCACCGTCTCCCTACCCGCTGTCCTCGAGCGAACCGCGGTTCGGGTCGCCACGGTGACGGAAATAGACCGAGAAAACCGGGTCGTCTCCCTTTCGAGTGGCGACCTCGCGTACGACGTCGCGGCGATCTGTCTCGGGGCTCGAACGGCCTACCACGGCCTCGAGGGCGTTCGCGAACACGCGATTCCACTCAAACGGTTGCGACACGCGAATCGGATTCGAAAGCGCGTTCGAGAACTCTGTCGCAGCGACCGCGAGCAGCCACGGATCGTCGTCGGCGGTGCCGGCCTCTCTGGAATCCAGGTCGCGGGCGAACTGGCCGAACTCGTCCGCGAGGAAGAGAGCCGGGAAACGGAGATAACGCTGCTCGAGCAACGGGAGTCTGTCGCACCGAGTTTCCCGCCGAACTTCCAGCGGGCAGTCCGAGAAACGCTCGAGGCACAGGGAATCGAGGTCAGGACGCGAGCGACAGTGAGCAAGGCGACCGACGAGCACGTCGTCCTCGAGTCGGGAGAGACGGTTCCCTACGACGAGTTCGTCTGGACCGGCGGTATCCGCGGCCCGGACCTGCTTGCGGGCGAGCGGCCGGCGGTCGAGAGCGACCTGCGACTCGACGACCGGACCTTCGTCCTCGGGGACGCGGCCCGGGTCGTCGACGCCGAAGAGGAGTTCGTCCCCGCGAGCGCACAGTCCGCAGTCCGGGAAGCGCGGACTGTCGCGACGAACGTCACGCGAGTCGTCGAGCGAGAACTCGAGGGCGAGAGCAGCGAGGACGTCGCCTTCGAGTCGTTCACGTTCGACAGCCCGGGGTGGCTGGTCAGCGTCGGTGACGACGCCGTCGCACAGGTCGGCCCCGCCGTCGTCACGGGGCGGGCCGCGAAGACGCTAAAGTCGACCGTCGGGCTGGGATACCTCTCGTCTGTGGGGGCGACGGGAACCGCCCTCCAGCGGGTACGCGGGGAGTTCGACTCCTACTGA
- a CDS encoding GNAT family N-acetyltransferase, whose protein sequence is MEYDVLGWPPDGPKLRLDHERFSYAGKFVMTNTGKAVARDDGSLVAAVAFNEDRTDEETLWLRYVTVARDRRGEGIGPQLVRRVRDQALERGYERLRIAVNNPFAYEALYRAGFGYTGETTGIAELVLEYPRPEDWIGERDAYQRGLEEFRERDLSLEEETFLEDRRGSDPPETDEE, encoded by the coding sequence GTGGAGTACGACGTACTCGGGTGGCCGCCCGACGGCCCGAAGCTCCGACTCGATCACGAACGGTTCAGCTACGCCGGCAAGTTCGTCATGACGAACACCGGGAAGGCCGTCGCTCGAGACGACGGCTCGCTCGTCGCCGCCGTCGCGTTCAACGAGGACCGGACGGACGAGGAGACGCTGTGGCTGCGATACGTCACGGTCGCCCGCGACCGACGCGGCGAGGGGATCGGTCCCCAGCTGGTCCGACGCGTCCGAGACCAGGCGCTCGAGCGCGGCTACGAGCGGCTCCGGATCGCCGTCAACAACCCATTCGCCTACGAGGCGCTCTACCGCGCTGGCTTCGGCTACACGGGCGAGACGACGGGGATCGCCGAACTCGTGCTCGAGTATCCGCGGCCCGAAGACTGGATCGGCGAACGAGACGCCTATCAGCGTGGTCTCGAGGAGTTTCGCGAGCGCGACCTCTCACTCGAGGAGGAGACGTTTCTCGAGGACCGACGGGGTAGCGATCCACCCGAGACGGACGAGGAGTGA
- a CDS encoding 4Fe-4S ferredoxin N-terminal domain-containing protein, which translates to MSDDRPERTDSFHPLGEAAEEDFEQMLAETEYDAELGMEMARDALRLTKGEIGEAEFYDRYHEDVVEEFGEDERPMAAEIEATREEDGDGAVSEALSTLGVGDESRRDVMKKMGAGASVVGLGAFGASQGPDGPNPAAVQDEQEDEAEDGDDVQWGMALDLETCDGCLSCVVACHAEHNWNEGANWMYILAYDDGIVESPDTDEFDDFREFNYLIRPCQHCTDAPCEKVCPTTARHTRDAGGLVLTDYDVCIGCRYCQVACPYGVNYFQWEDPPEEALEMDEDMIYDQRDRWVSGAGPRGVMEKCIFDPARQDGQMGEDMVGTTACEDACPPGAIQFGDMNDPESDPQQYLEDTALARAIEHDPEEEELQEAIEILQDEEGSDDTEIEDARTLIESEFGTGESRFRLLEEYNTNPNVMYIGNEPGPNAEQVEGPIAYDDVGQLDNRKNRLDEGTVGFDL; encoded by the coding sequence ATGAGTGACGACCGTCCGGAACGGACCGATTCGTTCCACCCGCTCGGCGAGGCCGCAGAAGAGGACTTCGAGCAGATGCTCGCGGAGACCGAGTACGACGCGGAACTCGGGATGGAGATGGCCAGAGATGCCTTGCGGCTCACGAAAGGCGAGATCGGCGAAGCGGAGTTCTACGATCGGTACCACGAGGACGTGGTCGAGGAGTTCGGCGAAGACGAGCGGCCGATGGCCGCGGAGATCGAGGCCACCCGTGAGGAAGACGGGGACGGTGCGGTTTCAGAGGCGCTCTCGACGCTCGGCGTCGGCGACGAATCCCGGCGCGACGTGATGAAGAAGATGGGTGCAGGGGCCAGCGTCGTCGGTCTCGGAGCGTTCGGGGCGAGTCAGGGACCCGACGGGCCAAATCCAGCCGCAGTACAGGACGAGCAGGAAGACGAAGCGGAAGACGGCGACGACGTCCAGTGGGGGATGGCGCTCGACCTCGAGACATGTGACGGCTGTCTCTCCTGTGTCGTCGCCTGTCATGCGGAGCACAACTGGAACGAGGGGGCAAACTGGATGTACATTCTCGCCTACGACGACGGGATCGTCGAGTCACCCGATACGGACGAGTTCGACGACTTCCGCGAGTTCAACTACCTCATCCGACCCTGTCAGCACTGTACCGACGCGCCGTGTGAGAAGGTGTGTCCGACGACGGCTCGACACACCCGCGACGCCGGTGGACTGGTGTTGACCGACTACGACGTCTGTATCGGCTGTCGGTACTGCCAGGTCGCCTGTCCCTACGGCGTCAACTACTTCCAGTGGGAAGACCCCCCGGAAGAGGCACTGGAGATGGACGAGGACATGATCTACGACCAGCGCGATCGGTGGGTCAGCGGTGCCGGACCACGGGGCGTCATGGAAAAGTGCATCTTCGATCCGGCCCGCCAGGACGGCCAGATGGGCGAGGACATGGTCGGAACGACGGCCTGTGAGGATGCCTGTCCGCCCGGCGCGATCCAGTTTGGCGACATGAACGATCCCGAGAGCGATCCCCAGCAGTACTTGGAGGACACCGCGCTCGCACGTGCCATCGAGCACGACCCCGAAGAGGAGGAACTCCAGGAGGCAATCGAGATACTTCAGGACGAAGAAGGCTCGGACGACACAGAGATCGAGGACGCACGGACGCTCATCGAGAGCGAGTTCGGCACCGGCGAGTCGCGGTTCAGGCTGCTCGAGGAGTACAACACGAACCCGAACGTGATGTACATCGGCAACGAGCCAGGGCCGAACGCCGAACAGGTCGAAGGTCCCATCGCGTACGACGATGTCGGCCAACTCGACAACCGCAAGAACCGTCTCGACGAGGGGACGGTCGGATTCGATCTCTGA
- the fen gene encoding flap endonuclease-1, which produces MGNAALRDIAVIEEVPFSEVEGVVAVDAHNWLYRYLTTTVKWTNSDIYTTADGTEVANLVGIVQGLPKFFENDVTPVMVFDGGPSELKEDEIESRREQRRTYEEQLETAREEGDELAIAQLESRTQRLTETIQETSRELLRLLDVPIVEAPAEGEAQAAHMVRHGDADYVGSEDYDALLFGAPLTLRQLTSKGDLELMDLEATLEHHDLTLEQLIDAAILIGTDFNEGVSGIGPKTAIAEITEHGDLWSVLEARGDSVEYGDRVRQLFRDPNVTDDYEFDTTLDPDLEAAREYVCEEWTVDPDEVARGFERIEESVTQTGLDRWT; this is translated from the coding sequence ATGGGAAACGCTGCACTTCGTGATATCGCGGTCATCGAGGAGGTTCCCTTCTCCGAGGTAGAGGGAGTGGTCGCCGTCGACGCCCACAACTGGCTCTACCGATACCTGACGACGACCGTCAAGTGGACGAACAGCGACATCTACACGACCGCCGACGGGACGGAGGTCGCAAACCTCGTCGGCATCGTCCAGGGGCTGCCGAAGTTCTTCGAGAACGACGTCACGCCCGTGATGGTCTTCGACGGCGGTCCCTCGGAACTGAAGGAGGACGAGATCGAGTCCCGCCGCGAGCAGCGCCGCACGTACGAAGAACAACTCGAGACCGCCCGCGAGGAGGGTGACGAACTCGCCATCGCACAGCTGGAGTCTCGGACCCAGCGGTTGACGGAGACGATCCAGGAGACCAGCCGTGAACTCCTCCGGCTGCTGGACGTGCCGATCGTCGAGGCACCCGCGGAGGGGGAGGCACAGGCGGCCCACATGGTCCGGCACGGCGACGCCGACTACGTCGGCTCCGAAGACTACGACGCCTTGCTCTTTGGTGCACCGCTGACGCTGCGCCAACTGACGAGCAAGGGCGATCTCGAACTGATGGACCTCGAGGCGACCCTCGAGCACCACGATCTCACCCTCGAGCAACTGATCGACGCCGCCATCCTCATCGGGACGGACTTCAACGAGGGCGTCTCGGGGATCGGACCGAAGACGGCGATTGCTGAGATCACCGAACACGGCGATCTCTGGAGCGTCCTCGAGGCGCGTGGCGACAGCGTCGAGTACGGCGACCGCGTCCGTCAACTCTTCAGGGACCCGAACGTCACCGACGACTACGAGTTCGACACGACGCTCGATCCGGACCTCGAGGCGGCCCGCGAGTACGTCTGCGAGGAGTGGACGGTCGACCCCGACGAGGTCGCCCGCGGTTTCGAACGCATCGAGGAAAGCGTCACCCAGACGGGACTGGATCGCTGGACGTAG
- a CDS encoding mechanosensitive ion channel family protein produces MLESEPTAAKPLNGSLWETNDTITTTTEQWFESIEAVQMALETVTSLEGRLVVSLVMVLLATAIGFVVGPKVVDRTTEFVVQTVRETEAGTVLDAVEELIDVPFPMKAVVRLLQAVVVVVTGLSLLVVWGFADIARDLLSAFASALPHLFRVLLTVGILVGALVGTRYLEQQLEEWLADANYVTAHQEEVVYRVLQVVIFTAAGIAALSLWNVNLGGLLVGAGFLGIVLGMAAQHTLGSLIAGFVLMFSRPFEIGDWVQIDDYEGMVVDITIINTRLRSFDGEIVVLPNDNVSTSTIVNRSKRDRLRLRLEVGVDYETDLDRAEEITIESIENVEDVAPAPKPQVVPTEFGDSAITLECRFWIENPNAHKKWTTIQSVVHEIKTAYDREEIGIPYPQRELSSRTNAGFRIEDGVERNDEAVTYSEPE; encoded by the coding sequence GTGCTTGAGAGTGAACCGACCGCAGCGAAACCCCTGAACGGGTCTCTCTGGGAAACGAACGATACGATCACGACGACGACCGAACAGTGGTTCGAGAGCATCGAGGCCGTTCAGATGGCCCTCGAGACAGTCACCTCGCTCGAGGGTCGACTCGTCGTCAGTCTCGTAATGGTGTTGCTCGCGACGGCAATCGGTTTCGTCGTCGGGCCGAAGGTCGTCGACCGGACGACCGAGTTCGTCGTACAAACGGTTCGCGAAACCGAGGCCGGGACCGTCCTCGACGCCGTCGAAGAACTGATCGACGTTCCGTTTCCGATGAAAGCGGTCGTTCGACTCCTCCAGGCCGTCGTCGTCGTGGTGACCGGCCTTTCTCTCCTCGTCGTCTGGGGGTTCGCAGACATCGCGAGGGATCTCCTGTCGGCTTTCGCATCCGCCCTCCCGCACCTCTTTCGGGTCTTGCTGACGGTCGGCATCCTGGTCGGTGCGCTCGTCGGCACCCGCTACCTCGAGCAGCAACTCGAGGAGTGGCTCGCCGACGCGAACTACGTTACGGCCCATCAGGAGGAAGTCGTTTACCGAGTGCTACAGGTTGTCATCTTCACCGCCGCCGGCATCGCGGCACTCTCCCTGTGGAACGTCAACCTCGGCGGGCTACTGGTCGGTGCCGGATTCCTCGGTATCGTCCTGGGTATGGCCGCCCAACACACTCTCGGATCGCTCATCGCTGGCTTCGTGCTGATGTTCTCCCGACCGTTCGAGATCGGTGACTGGGTCCAGATCGACGACTACGAGGGAATGGTCGTCGACATTACGATCATCAACACGCGCCTGCGCAGTTTCGACGGCGAAATCGTCGTCCTCCCGAACGACAACGTCTCGACCAGTACGATCGTCAACCGGAGCAAGCGCGATCGACTCCGACTCAGACTCGAGGTCGGTGTCGACTACGAGACTGATCTCGATCGAGCAGAGGAGATCACGATCGAATCGATCGAGAACGTCGAAGACGTCGCGCCAGCGCCGAAACCACAGGTCGTCCCCACCGAGTTTGGCGACTCGGCGATCACCCTCGAGTGTCGATTCTGGATCGAGAACCCGAACGCACACAAGAAGTGGACGACGATCCAGTCGGTCGTCCACGAGATCAAGACGGCATACGACCGCGAGGAAATCGGAATCCCATACCCACAACGAGAACTCAGTTCGCGGACAAATGCGGGCTTCCGGATTGAAGACGGAGTCGAACGCAACGATGAAGCGGTTACGTACTCCGAACCGGAGTGA
- a CDS encoding GYD domain-containing protein: MVCVGGVGFTPVVNDGILSLEEDSPDRVDQLEETFEEMGGELHDFFMLMGQYDTITIGDFPDDEAAAKAILAVTEQGNVSSETIKAFSRETTRELLEDLP, from the coding sequence GTGGTCTGTGTCGGCGGTGTCGGATTCACGCCCGTCGTAAACGACGGGATTCTCTCCTTGGAAGAAGATAGCCCTGACCGCGTCGATCAACTCGAAGAGACGTTCGAAGAGATGGGCGGTGAACTCCACGATTTCTTCATGTTGATGGGCCAGTACGACACGATTACGATCGGCGACTTTCCAGACGACGAGGCGGCTGCCAAGGCAATACTCGCCGTCACCGAGCAAGGGAACGTAAGCTCCGAGACGATCAAAGCGTTCTCGAGGGAAACGACGCGAGAACTGCTCGAAGACCTGCCGTAA
- a CDS encoding AAA family ATPase yields the protein MDVTTASDECAAVLETVGDAVVCDRSFLEEILVGVIGRGHVLLEDVPGTGKTLTARSVADALGLSFSRIQFTPDLLPADVTGTHVFNERERTFEFNEGPIFANIVLADEINRAPPKTQAALLEAMEEGQVTVDGETRQLPEPFFVIATQNPVEQEGTFPLPEAQVDRFLVKTAMGYPDEDGEVELLRRRADRETTSPSVESVLGPDQVDHLRSVPETVRVDDDLLEYVAAIARETRADGRVEVGVSPRGTQRLFEAARAYATVVGREYVTPDDIKRVSRPVLAHRLVLTPDATVNRVDKDRVVEEVLDSVSVPTVE from the coding sequence ATGGACGTCACCACGGCAAGCGACGAGTGTGCGGCCGTCCTCGAGACGGTCGGCGACGCGGTCGTCTGCGACCGGTCGTTTCTCGAGGAGATTCTCGTCGGCGTCATCGGCCGCGGCCACGTTCTCCTCGAGGACGTGCCCGGGACCGGGAAGACGCTGACCGCCCGCAGCGTCGCCGACGCACTCGGCCTGTCCTTTTCTCGCATCCAGTTCACTCCGGACCTCCTTCCAGCGGACGTGACCGGCACTCACGTCTTCAACGAACGCGAGCGAACTTTCGAGTTCAACGAAGGGCCGATCTTCGCGAACATCGTGCTGGCCGACGAGATCAACCGCGCGCCACCGAAGACCCAGGCTGCCCTGCTCGAGGCGATGGAAGAGGGGCAGGTGACGGTCGACGGCGAGACCCGTCAGCTGCCGGAACCGTTTTTCGTCATCGCGACTCAGAACCCCGTCGAGCAGGAAGGGACCTTCCCGTTGCCCGAGGCACAGGTCGATCGCTTCCTCGTCAAGACCGCCATGGGCTACCCCGACGAGGACGGCGAAGTCGAACTCCTGCGTCGTCGCGCCGACCGCGAGACGACCAGTCCCTCGGTCGAATCAGTCCTCGGACCCGACCAGGTCGATCACCTCCGATCGGTCCCCGAAACGGTACGCGTCGACGACGACCTGCTCGAGTACGTCGCTGCGATCGCCCGCGAAACTCGCGCCGACGGCCGCGTCGAGGTCGGCGTCTCGCCGCGTGGCACCCAGCGGCTGTTCGAGGCCGCACGGGCTTACGCGACGGTCGTCGGCCGGGAGTACGTCACGCCAGACGACATCAAGCGGGTCTCGAGGCCGGTCCTCGCCCACCGGCTCGTTTTGACGCCGGACGCGACCGTCAACCGCGTCGACAAGGATCGAGTCGTCGAAGAAGTGCTCGACTCGGTGTCCGTCCCGACGGTCGAGTAG
- a CDS encoding IS1595-like element ISNagr6 family transposase, translated as MIPLKTFVSERRAANLLRQVRWRDGVYCPRCRAESAIRYGSYRVFQRYRCKNCDRTFTDQTGTVFEHSAVELRKWFLAVYTYIRFNTSLRQLDVEIDVSYKTVYRRVQRFLRALDAPQPQLEGPVEIDELYVKAGLKGRERDRPSRSRGLSTRGRGSYEQDKLPVFILADRGTGDRYVIPAKAADESTIRLLLADRKEESLTVYTDGFRAYEPLDEDDAFDREYVVHGDGEYADGDVHVNTCESHGSLARSWLSPHRGVSKDKLTPYLRAFQLRRRVYRKPGKEALKTILKTAL; from the coding sequence ATGATTCCACTCAAGACGTTCGTCTCGGAGCGTCGCGCCGCGAACCTGCTCCGACAGGTTCGCTGGCGTGACGGCGTCTATTGCCCACGCTGCCGTGCCGAATCCGCGATTCGGTACGGCAGCTATCGGGTGTTTCAGCGATATCGCTGTAAGAATTGCGACCGCACGTTCACCGATCAGACCGGCACCGTCTTTGAACACTCAGCGGTCGAACTCAGGAAGTGGTTTCTCGCCGTCTACACCTACATCCGCTTCAACACCAGTCTTCGGCAGTTAGACGTAGAGATTGATGTCTCCTACAAAACAGTGTACCGGCGCGTCCAGCGCTTCCTGCGAGCGCTGGACGCGCCTCAGCCACAACTCGAAGGACCAGTCGAGATTGACGAACTGTACGTGAAAGCCGGACTCAAAGGCCGCGAGCGCGACCGTCCGTCGCGCTCGCGTGGCCTATCCACGCGCGGAAGAGGATCGTACGAACAGGACAAGCTACCCGTGTTCATTCTGGCTGATCGCGGCACTGGCGACCGCTACGTGATCCCAGCGAAAGCCGCTGATGAATCGACGATTCGACTCCTCCTTGCTGACCGTAAAGAGGAGTCGCTCACGGTCTATACCGACGGCTTTCGAGCGTACGAACCGCTTGATGAGGACGACGCATTCGACCGCGAATACGTCGTCCACGGCGACGGCGAATACGCCGATGGAGACGTTCACGTCAATACCTGCGAGAGCCACGGATCGCTGGCGCGATCCTGGCTCTCGCCCCATCGAGGCGTCTCCAAGGACAAGCTCACGCCGTATCTCCGAGCCTTCCAGCTCCGTCGCCGCGTGTATCGAAAACCGGGAAAAGAAGCGCTGAAAACCATCCTCAAAACTGCGCTATGA
- a CDS encoding M24 family metallopeptidase, with protein MSRSQTDAAVEQRLGQARDALAERGEDALVCFPSSNMHYLAGFEEEPMERHLFLFVTPETELFVAPAMYDDQIRDASPVTDVRTWSDGDDPTVLLESVGEELGLAGGHLLVDDRMWALFTQDLQATFPEATFGLVSEVVDDLRLCKDEAELEALRKAASISDAVSEEIRALGSEAIGMTEAKLAVEIEERLADAGGEDLSFETVVGSGPNGARPHHRHGDRPIEAGDPVVLDFGTYVAGYPGDQTRTVVFDGEPPAEYEDVHDAVLEAQTAAVEAIEPRVPAEAVDRAARDVLEKRGYGDQFLHRTGHGVGLDVHEPPYITAGNDRELEAGMVFSIEPGVYLDGEFGVRVEDLVVVTEDGCERLNDSPRGWRSL; from the coding sequence ATGAGTCGGAGCCAGACCGACGCAGCCGTCGAACAGCGACTCGGGCAGGCCCGCGACGCGCTCGCGGAACGAGGCGAAGACGCCCTCGTCTGCTTTCCGAGTTCGAACATGCACTACCTCGCAGGGTTCGAGGAGGAACCGATGGAGCGGCACCTGTTTCTGTTCGTCACGCCCGAGACCGAACTGTTCGTCGCGCCGGCGATGTACGACGATCAAATTCGGGACGCCTCGCCGGTGACCGACGTGCGAACCTGGAGCGACGGGGACGACCCGACGGTCCTCCTCGAAAGCGTCGGCGAGGAACTCGGCCTCGCGGGCGGCCACCTGCTGGTCGACGACCGGATGTGGGCACTTTTCACCCAGGACTTGCAGGCGACGTTCCCCGAGGCGACGTTCGGCCTGGTCAGCGAGGTCGTCGATGACCTCCGTCTCTGCAAAGATGAGGCCGAACTCGAGGCGCTCCGAAAGGCGGCCTCGATCTCAGACGCCGTCAGCGAGGAGATTCGTGCGCTCGGCTCCGAAGCGATCGGGATGACCGAGGCCAAACTCGCGGTCGAGATCGAGGAACGGCTGGCCGACGCCGGCGGCGAGGATCTCTCGTTCGAGACCGTCGTCGGCTCCGGCCCGAACGGCGCTCGCCCCCATCACCGCCACGGCGACCGACCGATCGAGGCCGGCGACCCCGTCGTACTCGACTTCGGAACCTACGTCGCCGGCTATCCAGGCGACCAGACCCGGACCGTCGTCTTCGACGGCGAACCGCCGGCCGAGTACGAGGACGTCCACGACGCCGTCCTCGAGGCCCAGACGGCTGCCGTCGAAGCAATCGAACCTAGAGTCCCAGCCGAGGCGGTCGACCGCGCCGCTCGCGACGTGCTCGAGAAACGGGGCTACGGCGACCAGTTCCTCCACCGGACGGGCCACGGCGTCGGCCTCGACGTCCACGAACCGCCGTACATCACGGCGGGGAACGACCGTGAACTCGAGGCAGGCATGGTCTTCAGTATCGAACCGGGCGTCTACCTCGATGGCGAGTTCGGCGTCCGCGTCGAGGACCTGGTGGTCGTTACCGAGGACGGCTGCGAGCGATTGAACGACTCGCCTCGAGGGTGGCGGTCGCTTTGA
- a CDS encoding amphi-Trp domain-containing protein produces MSDEELLEIELEQSTEDVADRLRELADALENDEELTLADDTVSVTVPSPTDDLEYELELELDSDDEFELEIELEWTVDDSESELEVDDSDGDTATDHS; encoded by the coding sequence ATGTCTGACGAAGAGCTGCTCGAGATCGAACTCGAACAGTCCACTGAAGACGTCGCCGACCGCCTCCGTGAACTCGCGGACGCACTCGAGAACGACGAAGAACTGACACTCGCCGACGATACCGTCTCGGTGACCGTTCCCTCCCCGACCGACGACCTCGAGTACGAACTCGAACTCGAACTCGACAGCGACGACGAGTTCGAACTGGAGATCGAACTCGAGTGGACGGTCGACGACTCCGAATCGGAACTCGAGGTCGACGACTCGGATGGAGACACGGCAACTGACCACAGCTAA
- a CDS encoding M20/M25/M40 family metallo-hydrolase gives MDFDLLNVADRLCRFRTTAGEEAVAADWLRERLETLGFETYAWDADPDLLADHPSFPDDPALLEAESEGRRSVAGVLALGEADHTGDEYPTVVLNGHLDVVPADRSAWSSDPFEPVRRGEAGDGDEPQTLTARGAVDMKLGLAACIGAALDVRESIEAGRKDADVRIVVEAVAGEEDGGFGAATAALENPYPFDRDAAIVAEPTGLRPVVACGGSLMARLELRGESAHAATRWSGEDVLPRFERIRRAFADLESDRSEATTHPLYEEFPVPAPVVCGRVEAGSWASTVPASLTAEFRIGVLPGETVDEVEDEFEQRLAEVVADDPWLREHPPRFERFSVQFEPYELDVDDPIVEAVRDGRRAAGLSPAEPEGATYGADSRHYVGAGIPTVLFGPGSIFEAHYPDETIEWREVEAARDAIGAAVLEYAAAFDE, from the coding sequence ATGGACTTCGATCTCCTGAACGTCGCCGACCGTCTCTGTCGATTCCGGACGACTGCCGGCGAGGAGGCAGTCGCCGCAGACTGGCTTCGAGAGCGACTCGAGACCCTCGGCTTCGAAACCTACGCGTGGGACGCCGATCCCGACCTGCTCGCAGACCACCCGTCTTTCCCCGACGACCCTGCTCTTCTCGAGGCCGAATCCGAGGGGCGACGGAGCGTCGCTGGCGTCCTCGCGCTGGGTGAGGCCGATCACACGGGCGACGAGTATCCGACAGTCGTCCTGAACGGACATCTCGACGTGGTCCCTGCCGATCGATCGGCGTGGTCGAGCGACCCGTTCGAGCCGGTCCGACGTGGGGAGGCCGGAGACGGGGACGAGCCGCAGACGCTCACGGCCCGCGGTGCCGTCGACATGAAACTCGGTCTCGCAGCCTGCATCGGCGCGGCACTCGACGTTCGCGAGTCGATCGAAGCGGGGCGCAAAGACGCTGACGTCCGGATCGTCGTCGAGGCAGTTGCCGGCGAGGAGGACGGCGGCTTCGGGGCGGCGACGGCAGCACTCGAGAACCCCTATCCGTTCGACCGCGACGCCGCTATCGTCGCGGAGCCGACCGGGCTCCGGCCGGTCGTCGCCTGCGGCGGAAGTCTGATGGCCCGACTCGAGTTGCGAGGCGAGAGTGCACACGCTGCGACGCGGTGGAGCGGTGAGGACGTCCTCCCACGGTTCGAACGGATTCGGCGAGCGTTCGCCGACCTCGAGTCCGACCGGTCCGAGGCGACGACACACCCGCTGTACGAGGAGTTCCCGGTGCCAGCTCCCGTAGTCTGTGGGAGAGTCGAGGCCGGTTCGTGGGCGTCGACTGTTCCGGCGTCGCTGACGGCGGAGTTCCGGATCGGCGTCCTGCCCGGTGAGACAGTCGACGAGGTCGAGGACGAGTTCGAACAACGGCTCGCCGAAGTCGTCGCCGACGATCCGTGGCTACGGGAACACCCACCCCGGTTCGAACGGTTTTCGGTCCAGTTCGAACCCTACGAACTCGATGTCGACGACCCGATCGTCGAAGCCGTCCGGGACGGAAGGCGGGCTGCAGGGCTTTCGCCAGCGGAGCCGGAGGGTGCCACGTACGGCGCTGACTCTCGCCACTACGTCGGGGCTGGAATCCCAACGGTGCTGTTCGGACCGGGGAGCATCTTCGAGGCCCACTACCCCGACGAGACGATCGAGTGGCGAGAGGTCGAGGCGGCGCGAGACGCGATCGGGGCGGCAGTTCTCGAGTACGCAGCGGCGTTCGACGAGTAG